A genome region from Flavobacterium sp. includes the following:
- the galE gene encoding UDP-glucose 4-epimerase GalE, protein MKVLVTGGLGFIGSHTVVELQNEGFEVVIIDNLSNSSEDVLKGITAITGKTPLFEKIDLREKSAVRDFFKKHNDVTGVIHFAASKAVGESVEQPLLYYENNISSLVYLLQELQQKPEASFIFSSSCTVYGQAEKMPITEDAPVQTAMSPYGNTKQIGEEIITDTAKVTNISAILLRYFNPVGAHESVEIGELPLGVPQNLVPFITQTGVGLRQELSVFGNDYPTPDGTAVRDYIHVVDLAKAHVIALQRLLNKKNLTKVETFNLGTGKGSSVLEVIHSFEKVSDKKLPYKMMPRREGDITEAYANTDKANNVLGWKAELSLDEAMASAWKWEQKVRNK, encoded by the coding sequence ATGAAAGTATTAGTAACAGGAGGATTAGGGTTTATCGGTTCTCACACCGTAGTCGAATTGCAAAATGAAGGCTTCGAAGTGGTGATAATTGATAATCTTTCCAATTCTTCAGAAGATGTTTTAAAAGGAATTACAGCCATTACAGGAAAAACGCCTTTATTCGAAAAAATTGATTTAAGAGAAAAAAGTGCCGTTCGGGATTTCTTTAAAAAACATAATGATGTTACTGGAGTTATTCATTTTGCAGCTTCAAAAGCTGTTGGTGAAAGTGTTGAACAGCCATTGTTGTACTATGAAAACAACATTAGCAGTTTAGTTTATCTTTTACAGGAATTGCAGCAAAAACCTGAAGCAAGTTTTATTTTCAGCTCTTCTTGCACGGTTTACGGTCAGGCCGAAAAAATGCCAATTACAGAAGATGCTCCGGTTCAAACTGCCATGTCTCCTTATGGAAACACAAAGCAAATTGGAGAAGAAATTATTACAGATACAGCTAAAGTTACCAATATCAGTGCTATTTTATTGCGCTACTTTAATCCGGTGGGAGCGCACGAATCTGTAGAGATTGGTGAATTACCGTTGGGCGTTCCTCAAAATTTAGTTCCGTTTATTACACAAACGGGAGTAGGATTACGTCAGGAATTATCGGTTTTTGGAAATGATTATCCAACGCCAGACGGAACGGCTGTTCGTGATTATATACATGTTGTAGATTTAGCAAAAGCACACGTTATTGCTTTACAGCGTTTGTTAAATAAAAAGAATTTAACAAAAGTAGAAACCTTCAATTTAGGAACAGGAAAAGGAAGTTCAGTTCTTGAAGTCATTCATAGTTTTGAAAAAGTAAGCGATAAAAAATTGCCATACAAAATGATGCCTCGTCGTGAAGGAGATATTACAGAAGCTTACGCAAATACAGATAAGGCAAATAATGTCTTAGGATGGAAGGCTGAATTAAGTCTGGACGAAGCAATGGCAAGTGCTTGGAAATGGGAACAAAAAGTAAGGAATAAGTAA
- a CDS encoding DegT/DnrJ/EryC1/StrS family aminotransferase, producing MKKIQMVDLKSQYEKIKSTVDASIQEVLDTNTYINGPLVHQFQKNLEDYLGAKHVIPCANGTDALQIAMMGLDLKPGDEVITADFTFAATVEVIALLQLTPVLVDVDLHNMNIDIDAVKKAITPKTKAIVPVHLFGRAANMDAIMEIAAEHNLYVIEDNAQAIGADYVSKSGSKVKVGTIGHVAATSFFPSKNLGCYGDGGAIFTNDDKLAHVIRGIVNHGMYERYHHDVVGVNSRLDSIQAGVLNAKLPLLDEYNKARRLAATKYNAAFAGSKHIITPEFDANENDHVFHQYVLRILDADRNALMQHLLDKGIPCAIYYPIPLHSQKAYLDPRYKEEQFPVTNQLVQEVIALPMHTELDDEQIKFITDSVLEFLNK from the coding sequence GTTTTAGATACTAATACTTATATCAATGGACCTTTAGTTCATCAATTTCAAAAAAATCTTGAAGATTATTTAGGGGCAAAACATGTTATTCCTTGTGCAAACGGAACAGACGCACTTCAAATTGCTATGATGGGATTAGATTTAAAACCGGGCGATGAGGTTATCACGGCTGATTTTACTTTTGCTGCTACTGTTGAGGTTATTGCTTTGTTACAGTTAACTCCGGTATTAGTAGATGTTGATTTGCACAATATGAACATTGATATTGATGCTGTTAAAAAAGCAATTACGCCTAAAACAAAAGCGATTGTTCCGGTTCATTTATTCGGACGTGCTGCAAACATGGATGCCATTATGGAAATCGCTGCCGAGCATAATTTGTATGTAATTGAAGATAATGCACAGGCAATTGGAGCTGATTATGTTTCTAAATCAGGATCAAAAGTGAAAGTGGGAACAATTGGTCACGTTGCGGCTACATCATTCTTCCCTTCTAAAAACTTAGGTTGTTATGGAGATGGTGGAGCCATTTTTACAAACGATGATAAATTAGCACACGTTATCCGCGGAATTGTAAATCACGGAATGTATGAGCGTTACCACCATGATGTTGTAGGTGTAAATTCACGTTTAGATAGTATTCAGGCTGGAGTTTTAAATGCAAAATTACCTTTGTTGGATGAATACAATAAAGCGCGTCGACTAGCGGCAACAAAATACAATGCGGCTTTTGCCGGAAGTAAACATATTATTACTCCGGAATTTGATGCAAACGAAAATGATCACGTTTTTCATCAATATGTATTGAGAATTTTAGATGCAGATAGAAATGCTTTAATGCAGCATTTATTGGATAAAGGAATTCCATGTGCGATTTACTATCCAATTCCACTACATTCTCAAAAAGCATATTTAGATCCGCGTTATAAAGAAGAGCAATTTCCGGTTACAAACCAATTAGTGCAGGAAGTAATTGCTTTGCCAATGCATACTGAACTTGACGATGAACAGATTAAATTTATTACAGATTCTGTTTTAGAATTTTTGAATAAATAA